A region from the Chroogloeocystis siderophila 5.2 s.c.1 genome encodes:
- a CDS encoding glycosyltransferase family 2 protein: protein MNEANFQPLVSVIINNYNYGRFLSEAIDSVLNQTYPDIEIIVVDDGSTDNSPEVIARYQDKVIPVLKQNGGQASAFNAGFKATHGEIICMLDADDVFVPEKVTEIVNIFNQYPDIGWCFHRLRFVDAKTGEYIRLSRESGTRKCDFRAQLQNNGRLPFYAPATSGLCFGRSLLQQILPMPEVIRITSDNYLKIAAAALSSGFFLDEQLAFLRLHGGNNYTDKPNKLHLVSKVAILTADNLYSKWPFLAKYTNKLFSRGLGLFWRIGGLETEIQQVVNKYISNVSLKEKININARAIYHFIKAY from the coding sequence ATGAACGAAGCGAATTTTCAACCTTTAGTTAGTGTAATAATTAATAATTACAACTATGGTCGCTTTTTGTCTGAAGCAATAGATAGTGTTTTAAATCAAACTTACCCCGATATTGAAATCATTGTAGTAGATGACGGTTCAACCGATAATTCACCCGAAGTCATTGCACGTTATCAAGATAAAGTCATTCCTGTTCTCAAACAAAATGGTGGACAAGCATCAGCTTTTAACGCAGGGTTTAAAGCCACTCATGGTGAAATTATATGTATGCTGGATGCTGATGATGTATTCGTTCCAGAGAAAGTTACAGAAATCGTAAACATCTTCAATCAGTATCCAGATATTGGTTGGTGCTTTCATCGCTTGCGCTTTGTAGACGCCAAGACTGGAGAATACATCAGATTAAGCCGCGAAAGTGGGACACGAAAATGTGACTTTAGAGCGCAGCTGCAAAACAATGGTAGGCTACCATTTTATGCTCCAGCAACTTCAGGATTGTGTTTTGGGCGATCCCTTCTACAGCAAATCTTGCCAATGCCCGAAGTTATTAGAATTACAAGTGATAACTATTTAAAAATTGCAGCAGCCGCTTTGAGTTCAGGCTTTTTCTTAGACGAGCAACTAGCCTTTTTAAGGTTACATGGTGGTAATAATTATACCGACAAACCCAACAAACTACATTTAGTTTCCAAAGTCGCCATTCTTACAGCAGACAATTTATACAGCAAGTGGCCATTTTTAGCTAAGTACACAAATAAGCTATTCTCACGTGGACTTGGACTCTTCTGGAGAATAGGAGGATTAGAAACAGAGATCCAACAAGTAGTTAACAAATATATTTCTAATGTTTCACTCAAAGAAAAAATTAATATAAATGCACGAGCTATCTATCATTTTATCAAAGCATATTAG
- a CDS encoding glycosyltransferase family 2 protein has protein sequence MNADNQLPLVSIIINNYNYSRYLKEAIDSALHQTYPHVEVIVVDDGSIDESPTVIQQYGDRIIPILKKNGGQASAFNAGFAASQGDIIFFLDSDDVFSVNKVQEICNFLCKKMVENPYVMVYHLLECIDTKGISLGHKVPSSPYNVPANLYSYTCQYRFFPYAASPTSGIAMSRMLAQKIFPIPEQGVLTSADEFVVRPALLIGEVYGVDQVLAKYRLHDANNWYGKPKVKNKEFIAIIESFLNSKLKENNKKPVVSYFESMDARNYYLLNGSRKDLLMLLRKIPSWGINKKTIKFGLKTILLAINLSFKKGAET, from the coding sequence ATGAATGCTGACAACCAGCTTCCGTTAGTAAGTATCATCATTAACAACTATAACTATAGTCGTTACTTAAAAGAAGCCATCGACAGCGCGCTTCATCAAACTTATCCTCATGTAGAAGTTATCGTTGTCGATGATGGTTCAATAGACGAATCGCCAACCGTTATTCAGCAATACGGCGATCGCATTATTCCAATATTAAAAAAAAATGGAGGGCAGGCATCAGCTTTTAACGCTGGGTTTGCAGCATCGCAAGGAGATATCATTTTTTTCTTAGATTCAGATGATGTCTTCTCGGTAAATAAGGTACAAGAAATTTGCAATTTTCTCTGCAAAAAAATGGTAGAAAACCCTTACGTGATGGTCTACCACTTATTAGAATGCATTGACACGAAAGGAATTTCTTTAGGACACAAAGTACCTAGTTCACCTTATAACGTACCAGCAAATTTATATAGCTACACTTGTCAATACAGATTTTTTCCGTACGCAGCTTCTCCTACAAGTGGAATTGCTATGAGTAGAATGCTAGCCCAGAAAATATTTCCAATTCCTGAACAAGGCGTACTCACTTCTGCTGATGAATTTGTTGTGAGACCAGCTTTACTTATAGGAGAAGTTTATGGAGTTGATCAAGTATTAGCTAAGTATCGGCTTCATGATGCGAATAATTGGTATGGAAAACCAAAAGTTAAGAATAAAGAGTTTATTGCCATAATTGAGTCTTTTTTAAATTCAAAGCTGAAAGAAAACAATAAGAAGCCCGTTGTTTCTTACTTTGAGTCTATGGATGCGAGGAATTACTATCTACTCAATGGTTCAAGGAAAGACTTATTAATGTTACTCCGCAAAATTCCAAGTTGGGGAATTAATAAAAAAACAATCAAGTTTGGTTTGAAGACAATTTTATTGGCTATCAACTTAAGCTTCAAGAAAGGCGCAGAAACATGA